TACCCAAGCATTAACCAACGCATCATGGATTAAGTCTTGATGAGAATAGACCTGTACAGGTTCGCCCTTGGGAATTTGTAGTCGGATTCGTAACATTGCTTTGTCCTGCCGCTATGATTTTGTACAATCATTATCACACCATTTTTACGACCATAGCAAACTTGAATGAGTCATGAATCGCGACATATACAGACGTTTCGTCTACATTGAAACCTGCTTATACTGGGGAGCCGGTATTACCGCCAAAAAACTGGGGGAAACGTTTGAAATTGCCCGCCAGAATGCCCAAGCCAGCATCAGTGCTTACCGCGAATTACACCCCAGTAATATGCATTACAACCCCTCACTGAAACGTCACGAAGCCAGCACAACTTTCGAGCCGCATTACATCAGTGATAAACCCGAACTGTATTTGAATTATTTACGTGGCAACTACCTCACCAGCCGTTTCTGGAAAGATGAAGACTGGAGCGAACTCTCGATTCACGATGTCGATACCTTATTTCGCCCACATCTGCACACCGATATTACCCGCACCGTAGTGAGTGCTATCCAGAAACAACAAGTCTTGCACTTGTATTACCACGCCAAACGGCAAACCCATTACTTAACCATTGCCCCTAACCAACTGGTCTATGCCAGCCGTCGTTACCATATCCGTGCTTACCATTACGAAGCCAATAAGTTCATTGATCTAGTATTGTCACGTATTCTTGAAGCCAGTTTGTCTGAGGAAGATTGGGTGTCGTCGGCGGAAGATAATGAGTGGAATACCTATGTGGATTTGCACTTTAAACCCAACCCCGACTTACCGGAGCAACTGCGCAACACCTTGCTGGTTGACTTCCGCTTAGAACAAAATATTTACACCATTACTGCCCGCAAAGCCTTACAAGCTTACGTTCTACGCGAAATGGAACGATTGGATTGGCAATATAAAATCCCTCTGTGGTTACGTTACGAAGGTGTATGATTCACTCCAACGTTCCTGTCTTTCTTCAGACACTTAGCGAGGGAATATCACGATGTCAACCACGACTAACGTCAGTCGGCGCAAGTTTCTATGCGATGCATTAACGCTTGCCGCCAGCATCCCCGCTTTTTACTTCCCACTGACGGCTAGTGCGGATAGCCGTGCTCCAGTTTCAAACGCTA
The window above is part of the Thiothrix winogradskyi genome. Proteins encoded here:
- a CDS encoding WYL domain-containing protein produces the protein MNRDIYRRFVYIETCLYWGAGITAKKLGETFEIARQNAQASISAYRELHPSNMHYNPSLKRHEASTTFEPHYISDKPELYLNYLRGNYLTSRFWKDEDWSELSIHDVDTLFRPHLHTDITRTVVSAIQKQQVLHLYYHAKRQTHYLTIAPNQLVYASRRYHIRAYHYEANKFIDLVLSRILEASLSEEDWVSSAEDNEWNTYVDLHFKPNPDLPEQLRNTLLVDFRLEQNIYTITARKALQAYVLREMERLDWQYKIPLWLRYEGV